One window of Xanthomonas sp. 10-10 genomic DNA carries:
- a CDS encoding DUF1801 domain-containing protein, translated as MGSRKSPSAASVADYIAGLASPLREDVETLRFAILASVDGIGEEIKWNAPSFYTGEHFATMRLNGKVPLQLVLHLGVKKTSIARNSIADPESLLQWLGPDRACISFPGPGSVATRVAQVQHIVRQWAQHVPA; from the coding sequence ATGGGTAGTCGCAAGTCTCCTTCCGCAGCTTCCGTCGCCGATTACATCGCAGGCCTTGCTTCGCCGCTGCGGGAGGACGTCGAAACTTTGCGCTTCGCGATCCTGGCGTCAGTCGACGGCATCGGGGAAGAGATTAAGTGGAACGCCCCGAGCTTCTATACCGGCGAGCACTTCGCGACCATGCGCCTGAACGGCAAGGTTCCGCTTCAGCTCGTCCTGCACCTCGGCGTCAAGAAGACCTCTATCGCACGCAACTCGATTGCGGATCCCGAAAGTCTGTTGCAATGGCTGGGGCCGGACCGCGCTTGTATCAGTTTCCCGGGACCCGGCTCGGTTGCAACGCGGGTTGCCCAGGTGCAGCACATCGTCCGCCAGTGGGCGCAACATGTGCCGGCCTAG
- a CDS encoding HNH endonuclease signature motif containing protein: MSITDKTRKVLWGRSGSLCAFCKTRLVINASDVDSESVVGDECHIISGAKSGPRHDPTIAAEAIDNQSNLLLLCRVHHKLVDDQYETFTAETLRQLKDNHEKWVRERLDQRDQPEPVRIVRIKQEIPTHLALVTSSKTLIDLSSDCHGRYDDYPEDLSEEALDCVGGFLQNLTDWVDLGLHEPYELINAQKSLAESMSYLNDAGLRVYAARERQQIRGGVGGNSAFHALHIRIVRHDDPSQIPLSSKPEG; this comes from the coding sequence ATGAGCATCACGGATAAGACCAGAAAAGTGCTTTGGGGCCGCTCTGGAAGTCTTTGTGCATTCTGCAAGACGCGCCTAGTGATAAACGCCTCGGACGTTGACTCTGAGTCAGTTGTCGGGGATGAGTGCCACATCATCTCAGGTGCCAAAAGCGGCCCACGCCACGACCCGACCATTGCCGCGGAGGCCATTGACAACCAAAGCAATCTCCTATTGCTTTGCCGTGTACATCACAAACTTGTTGATGATCAATACGAAACGTTTACTGCAGAGACCCTGCGGCAACTGAAAGACAATCATGAGAAATGGGTCAGAGAGCGGCTAGATCAGCGAGATCAGCCGGAACCAGTGCGAATCGTTCGGATCAAGCAAGAGATTCCAACGCACCTAGCTTTGGTCACATCTTCCAAAACACTAATAGATTTATCCTCAGACTGTCACGGCCGCTACGATGACTACCCAGAAGATCTATCAGAGGAAGCGCTAGATTGTGTAGGTGGTTTTTTGCAGAACCTGACAGACTGGGTCGATCTCGGACTTCATGAGCCCTACGAGCTGATCAACGCTCAGAAGTCACTTGCGGAGAGCATGTCCTACCTCAACGACGCCGGCCTCCGCGTGTACGCTGCTCGCGAGAGGCAACAAATACGTGGTGGTGTTGGAGGGAACTCCGCCTTCCACGCCCTGCACATTCGCATCGTCAGGCATGACGATCCAAGTCAAATACCACTTAGCTCAAAGCCAGAGGGCTAA
- a CDS encoding SMI1/KNR4 family protein, whose amino-acid sequence MKDSWARIERRLAELGCLDEMGLSVGASEDEISGLERHVGCALPESAKKFLSTHNGQKGFGLMFGQEFLSIAGIRQQWDNWRSIDEEEMNADCAEFMQSEPAGTIRAMYCNKAWIPFTHDAGGNHIGLDFDPDTLGKSGQVIAFGRDEDTKRFIAATFDDFVAVFVSWLERAEWNGEYLDAPDGA is encoded by the coding sequence ATGAAAGATTCCTGGGCACGTATTGAACGCCGGCTGGCAGAGCTCGGCTGCTTAGATGAGATGGGACTTTCTGTTGGAGCCAGCGAAGACGAGATTTCCGGCCTAGAGCGCCATGTTGGCTGCGCTCTTCCTGAGTCCGCCAAGAAATTTCTCTCAACGCACAATGGCCAGAAAGGCTTTGGACTCATGTTCGGTCAAGAATTTCTCTCAATTGCTGGGATACGGCAGCAATGGGACAATTGGCGCTCCATCGACGAAGAGGAAATGAATGCAGATTGCGCCGAGTTCATGCAGTCGGAACCAGCGGGCACTATTAGGGCCATGTACTGCAATAAGGCCTGGATTCCGTTCACTCACGACGCAGGCGGGAACCATATTGGCCTAGATTTTGACCCGGACACGCTTGGAAAATCAGGGCAAGTGATCGCATTTGGACGCGACGAGGACACCAAGCGCTTTATTGCGGCAACATTCGACGATTTTGTCGCCGTATTTGTTTCATGGCTAGAGCGTGCAGAGTGGAATGGTGAATACTTAGATGCTCCGGATGGCGCCTAA